A single genomic interval of Anser cygnoides isolate HZ-2024a breed goose chromosome 7, Taihu_goose_T2T_genome, whole genome shotgun sequence harbors:
- the CEP55 gene encoding centrosomal protein of 55 kDa — protein MSAWAGRELLAGRWRRGHGDGSGRGERDGAAQRKPPEEALAARGPLAAPERSSLLQKIFSLEKEKQKHNHLLGEKDKEIQNLKDKLKSKNKNSEVSSLQSQLEEKTKEAERREQLLSSLSEKMNRLKCNLSAVTAKCSELENKASNSQASQEAVTNSTGSSTNLSEVEKQLKDALEKNQQWLLYDQQREAYVRGLIGRIFELEQRSEIVSQQQPKESNTEGHLPEEKQKYYDQLLLTAKSDLETERRTITQLRCELHEFQKKYEETQQEIMNLNDLLQSQQAVEMKALENENKIKGEKVQRLKQENESIKVQLREEKEKSEELLSQVQLLRKSLLKQQEEHTRIALLEQQIQICTTDFENEKLDRQNLQHQLNQVLKELRKAREQITRLEPLKLQESGCVEPQGDLQAAFEEKMTVYDRSPSQKHSSLLDESFLECPRCKVQYPTSQHRELLAHIDFCTA, from the exons ATGAGCGCCTGGGCGGGCCGGGAGCTGCTGGCGGGCCGGTGGCGCCGCGGGCACGGCGACGGCTCCGGGAGGGGCGAGCGGGACGGCGCGGCGCAGAGGAAGCCTCCGGAGGAGGCGCTCGCCGCGCGGGGCCCGCTGGCAGCCCCCGAGAgaagcagcctgctgcag aaaatattctctcttgaaaaagaaaaacaaaaacacaaccatCTCCTTGGAGAGAAGGACAAAGAAATCCAAAATCTAAAAGACAAGCTTAAGTCCAAGAACAAGAACAGCGAAGTCTCCTCATTACAAAGTcaactagaagaaaaaacaaaggaagcagaaaggagagaaCAGTTACTTAGTTCTCTatcagaaaaaatgaacaggTTAAAGTGTAATTTATCTGCTGTTACTGCAAAATGTTCTGAGCTTGAAAACAAAGCCAGTAATTCTCAGGCATCCCAG GAAGCTGTAACAAACAGCACTGGATCATCAACTAATCTTAGTGAAGtagaaaaacaactgaaagaT GCTCTTGAGAAGAACCAGCAATGGCTACTGTATGACCAGCAACGTGAAGCATATGTCAGGGGACTGATTGGAAGGATCTTTGAACTTGAACAGAGGTCAGAAATAGTTAGCCAGCAACAACCAAAAGAATCAAATACAGAAG GTCATCtaccagaagaaaagcaaaaatattatgACCAGCTGTTATTAACTGCTAAAAGTGATCTTGAGACTGAAAGACGCACTATAACCCAGCTGAGGTGTGAACTTCATGAATTCCAAAAGAAGTATGAAGAAACACAACaagaaataatgaatttaaatgACTTACTGCAGTCCCAACAGGCTGTTGAAATGAAGGctctagaaaatgaaaacaaaataaaaggagaaaaagtgcAGAgactaaaacaagaaaatgaaagtattaAAGTACAgctaagagaagaaaaggaaaaatctgaagAACTGTTATCTCAG GTACAACTTCTTCGTAAATCATTGCTCAAACAGCAGGAGGAACATACTAGGATAGCTTTGTTGGAACAACAG ATCCAGATATGTACTACAGACTTTGAGAATGAAAAGCTAGACCGCCAGAACTTGCAGCATCAGTTAAACCAAGTCCTTAAGGAACTGCGCAAGGCCAGGGAGCAAATAACCCGGCTGGAACCTTTG AAGCTCCAGGAATCTGGATGTGTGGAACCACAAGGAGACTTGCAAGCTGCGTTTGAAGAGAAGATGACAGTGTATGACAGAAGTCCTTCCCAGAAACATTCAAGTCTCCTTGATGAAAGTTTTCTTGAGTGTCCCAGATGTAAAGTGCAATATCCAACAAGCCAGCATAGAGAATTACTAGCGCATATTGACTTCTGTACAGCTTAA